Genomic DNA from Taurinivorans muris:
GGCGGATGCCACGCAAAAAATCGTTAACGATGAACAATTTATCGATTTTGTCGGGAAGAAATTAAAAATGGCTCCGGTTGATTCAACGAGCGAATACGCTGTGAGATATATCGAAGAAAGTTCCCTCAGGAATAAGGCGATCATAGGACAACGTGAACAACAATAAAACGAGGGAATTATGTCAATATATCAACGGGATATAATCGGATATGCAATAATTCTCATACTCTCTTGCTCATTATATTTTTGGGGAATACCGGCGTATTCCCCGGAATATCCAGGGTATGGCGTTCCGGCGTCCTTTATGCCCGATATTGCGGCTGTTTGTATGGGGGGATTGAGCATTTTGGGATTGGTTCAAACAGTTAAAAAGCGAAACAAAGAAACAAAAGCCGGCAAAATCAATTGGATTCATTTGATAAAGTTTTTTGTTCCATGTTTATTGTTAATGCCTGCCATGGCGACAATAGGATATTTAATTTCCGGAATGCTGTTTTTATCTCTCATTCAATTCTTTTGCGGACAAAGGAACGTGTTGTGTTTGGTTCTTGTTTCCATAGTGCCTGTTGCCGTGTTCTATGCATTGATGGTGTATGCTTTGGGTGTGCCTTTGCCATAAATAAGGAGTTCGTATGGTTGAAAGTATGTTAGCAGGCTTTATGGATTCCCTGCAATGGACAAATTGTCTGTTTGTGCTTGCGGGAGTGATTTTGGGGGTTATCGCAGGGGCAATTCCCGGAGTGAACGGAACGATGGCGATAGCGTTATGCATACCCCTTTCTTATTATATGTCGGCAGCTGCCGCCATCGGCTTTTTGGTTGGTCTGAACAAAGGGGCGTTTTTTGGCGGTTCAATTTCCGGAATATTGCTCAATACTCCCGGAACGCCTGAATCCGCCGCGACGACGTGGGACGGGTACCCTTTGGCGGAACAGGGAAAAGGCGAAAAAGCCTTGAAAATGGCATTGTTTTCTTCTGTGACCGGTGATGCGTTCGCAACCATGGTTTTGGTTTTGGTTGCCGCTCCTTTGGCGGCTGTCGCTCTGTATATGGGACCGCCTGAAATTTTCGCCCTTATTTGTATGGCTATGACCATTATCGCAGGGCTCGGCAACGGGTCCATGCTGCGCGGTTTGATTGCCGCGTGCATGGGCTTGCTTATCGGTTCTGTCGGTATTGAATCTGTTTCAGCCATGCCCCGCTTGACATTCGGAATAACAGCGCTGGAAAGGGGAATTTCGCTTATTCCTATCGGTATCGGCATGTTGGCGTTTTCGGAAATCATTCTTCAGCTGGAAAGAAAATTCATTCATGGTGATACTGCCTGTTCCATGTTTTTTTCAGAAAAAAAAGAAGATAGGAGCATTACGGCAAAAGAATACGGTTCCTGTATGAAAACATTGATCCGTTCTTCATTGGCGGGAACCGTCGTCGGGGCTTTGCCCGGGCTCGGAGCGCCGGTCGCGTCTTTTTTTGCTTATGACCGTGCCGTAAAAAAATCAAACATGCCGGAAACATTCGGAAAAGGCAATATCGAAGGCATTGCGGCTTCGGAAGCAGCCAACAGCGCTGTTGTCGCTTCAAGCTTAATTCCTTTATTCACGCTTGGTATTCCCGGAAATATGGCTTCGGCATTGTTGGTCGGCGCTTTCGTTATTCATGGTATGATACCGGGACCTTTGATGTTCGAGCAAAATGCCCAATTTATTTATTCCATATACGGCAGTTTGATTTGGGCGAATATTTTTTTGCTGGGAGTCGGACTGTTCAGTTTGAAAGCCTCTTGCCGTTTGGTGCAGGTTCCTTCCGATATTTTGTATCCGGTCATTATTTTCACGTGTATTATGGGTGCTTATCTTTCCCAGTACGCCGTTTTTGATGTGACGCTGATGCTTTGTTTCGCCATTTTGGCATATTTTATGAAAAAATTCGATTATTCCTTTATTTGCCTGATAATCGGATTTATTTTAGCACCTATTTGGGAAACGTCTTTACAGCAACTGATTATTTCTTCTGAACAAAATCCTTTCATGATTTTTCAAAGACCCGTGGCTCTTGCATTGCTGGGGCTGTCCCTTTGGGTGACGTTCAGGGCTGTAAGGAATAAGAAATAAAAGGAGTGTATTATGGCAAATTTTAGTGCGAAAAGAATGCGGCAATGGGCGCCGAAATCCGTAAGCGAAATTGAACGTGTTGAAATTACGTGCGACATTCTTGTCATCGGCGGCGGAAATGCCGGATGTTTCGTTGCCGTCGAAGCTGCGAAAAAAGAACCTGCCGCAAAAGTCGTCATTATGGAAAAAGCCGAAATTATGCGTTCCGGAGCATGTTCCGCCGGTATGGACGCTATCAATACCTACATTCCTAAAGGAAAAACTCCTGAAGATTTGGTTCGCTGGAGCAGGGAACAGGTTGGCGGGGGACCGCTGCGGGAAGACTTGGCTTTATCCAATGCGCGGGAATTGAATGAAGCTGTTGAAGATTTAGAGCGCTGGGGACTGCCTGTTTTACGGGATGAATACGGAAATGTGCGGTATAGGGGCAAGTGGGATATTTCCATTCACGGAGAACAATTAAAACCTATTATGGCGGAAAAAGCCCTTGAAAGCGGAGCAGATGTTTATAACCGTGTTACGGCGACAGCGTTATTGATGGAAAAGGATAAATGTGTCGGGGCGATAGGTCTGGGGATTCGTGACGGCAAACTATATGTTTTTAAAGCAAAAGCCACCGTTCTTTCAACAGGCGGCGCCGCCACCTTGTATAAATCGTACACGGCGGATTCAACGGACTGCGGCGCGCAAATATGGATGTGCCCTTATTGCGTCGGAACCGGTTATGCGATTGGTTTCAGGCAGGGCGCCGAACTGACAAGCTTGGAGCAGCGCTGGGTGGCGACACGCACAAAAGATTTTTGCGGACCTGTCGATACCATTTCCCAAGCTTACGGGGCTGCGATTATTAATGCGAAGGGCGAAAGGGTTATGAGCCGGTATGAGCATTTAGGCGGTGAAAATGCTCCCCGGTATATCCGTGCGAACGCTCCTATGGAG
This window encodes:
- a CDS encoding tripartite tricarboxylate transporter TctB family protein — translated: MSIYQRDIIGYAIILILSCSLYFWGIPAYSPEYPGYGVPASFMPDIAAVCMGGLSILGLVQTVKKRNKETKAGKINWIHLIKFFVPCLLLMPAMATIGYLISGMLFLSLIQFFCGQRNVLCLVLVSIVPVAVFYALMVYALGVPLP
- a CDS encoding adenylyl-sulfate reductase subunit alpha; the encoded protein is MANFSAKRMRQWAPKSVSEIERVEITCDILVIGGGNAGCFVAVEAAKKEPAAKVVIMEKAEIMRSGACSAGMDAINTYIPKGKTPEDLVRWSREQVGGGPLREDLALSNARELNEAVEDLERWGLPVLRDEYGNVRYRGKWDISIHGEQLKPIMAEKALESGADVYNRVTATALLMEKDKCVGAIGLGIRDGKLYVFKAKATVLSTGGAATLYKSYTADSTDCGAQIWMCPYCVGTGYAIGFRQGAELTSLEQRWVATRTKDFCGPVDTISQAYGAAIINAKGERVMSRYEHLGGENAPRYIRANAPMEEWLAGRGPCYCDTTHMSEEQTKHMLEDYLNERPSFVLFLAGRGQNPAKEPIEIYGSDPYIVGGHTGSGFWVDENRMTTVKGLFAAGETAGGNPNKFVGGCCAEGKLAARGALEYIKTHPVDLDTLTCEEQIKKETERVFMPMLAKDEAGITAVEMKERLQRLMDEYAGGISQFYRTNEERLDYALKHIAILKEQFQYLRAQDLHELMQVLETMDRVEVAEAVILHLKARKETRWAGWQTRSDYPERDDKNYNCFIETKKDPETGEISVFTRPYERIV
- a CDS encoding tripartite tricarboxylate transporter permease, translated to MVESMLAGFMDSLQWTNCLFVLAGVILGVIAGAIPGVNGTMAIALCIPLSYYMSAAAAIGFLVGLNKGAFFGGSISGILLNTPGTPESAATTWDGYPLAEQGKGEKALKMALFSSVTGDAFATMVLVLVAAPLAAVALYMGPPEIFALICMAMTIIAGLGNGSMLRGLIAACMGLLIGSVGIESVSAMPRLTFGITALERGISLIPIGIGMLAFSEIILQLERKFIHGDTACSMFFSEKKEDRSITAKEYGSCMKTLIRSSLAGTVVGALPGLGAPVASFFAYDRAVKKSNMPETFGKGNIEGIAASEAANSAVVASSLIPLFTLGIPGNMASALLVGAFVIHGMIPGPLMFEQNAQFIYSIYGSLIWANIFLLGVGLFSLKASCRLVQVPSDILYPVIIFTCIMGAYLSQYAVFDVTLMLCFAILAYFMKKFDYSFICLIIGFILAPIWETSLQQLIISSEQNPFMIFQRPVALALLGLSLWVTFRAVRNKK